In Haloterrigena turkmenica DSM 5511, a single genomic region encodes these proteins:
- a CDS encoding metallophosphoesterase — MIAIFSDTHSSDGHDLEGEALSVAREADTVIHAGDFTSASALEAFQRECNLLYAVHGNADGPAVRERLPTARTVEAGGVRFAVTHRRDGGETGLAIFGRSRDADVVVFGHSHRPTVTETEDLLLLNPGSHADPRGNRPGFAVLEERANGDGLEGEIHEPDGTVLESFELEVRHER, encoded by the coding sequence ATGATCGCGATCTTCTCGGACACGCATAGCAGCGACGGCCACGACCTCGAGGGCGAGGCCCTGTCCGTGGCCCGCGAGGCAGACACCGTGATCCACGCGGGCGATTTCACGAGCGCGTCGGCCCTCGAGGCCTTCCAGCGGGAGTGCAATCTGCTATATGCCGTCCACGGCAACGCCGACGGCCCGGCCGTCCGAGAGCGCCTGCCGACGGCCCGCACGGTCGAGGCCGGCGGCGTTCGCTTCGCCGTCACCCATCGTCGGGACGGCGGCGAGACGGGACTGGCGATATTCGGCCGCTCGCGGGACGCCGACGTCGTCGTCTTCGGCCACAGTCACCGCCCGACTGTGACCGAGACCGAGGACCTTCTCCTGTTGAACCCCGGCAGCCACGCCGATCCGCGCGGGAACCGGCCGGGATTCGCCGTCCTCGAGGAGCGAGCGAACGGAGACGGCCTTGAGGGCGAGATCCACGAACCGGACGGAACGGTCCTCGAATCGTTCGAACTCGAGGTCCGGCACGAACGGTAG
- a CDS encoding DUF7310 family coiled-coil domain-containing protein translates to MADIDRIDHRLAAVERAVIDGDYEVDELGDLATLTETVERLETRLDEQERRLAALEAKTESLTGFVDNVESVNDDVERQAATAVATVDRLEDRIDELESALEAVRRETTGAEAATGRPKALAGSDPDDTGRQNATSTATEVAFSERETEPDDDGAKLPENAVSEIVGSISSDGDDGGVDDGFEWGAEESAADESAASSPAGEPGAAGMNAAEQESVDRLLADPESDRSESAVGEATTEDAGDEEPVDSGGLLSSVRSKLS, encoded by the coding sequence ATGGCCGATATCGATCGAATCGACCATCGTCTCGCCGCCGTCGAACGGGCCGTCATCGACGGCGACTACGAGGTCGATGAGCTGGGGGATCTGGCGACGCTCACCGAGACCGTCGAACGCCTCGAGACGCGGCTCGACGAACAGGAACGGCGACTCGCTGCCCTCGAGGCGAAGACGGAGTCGCTGACCGGGTTCGTCGACAACGTCGAGTCGGTCAACGACGACGTCGAGCGGCAGGCCGCGACGGCCGTCGCGACCGTTGACCGGCTCGAGGATCGGATCGACGAACTCGAGTCGGCCCTCGAGGCGGTTCGACGGGAAACCACCGGCGCCGAAGCGGCGACCGGACGGCCGAAAGCACTGGCCGGCAGCGATCCCGACGATACCGGTCGGCAGAACGCGACATCGACCGCGACCGAAGTCGCGTTTTCCGAACGAGAGACGGAGCCGGATGACGACGGAGCGAAGCTGCCGGAGAACGCGGTTTCGGAGATCGTCGGCAGTATCAGCAGCGACGGTGATGACGGTGGTGTCGACGACGGTTTCGAGTGGGGTGCCGAGGAGTCGGCCGCCGACGAGAGCGCCGCGTCATCACCGGCCGGCGAGCCCGGTGCGGCCGGGATGAACGCGGCCGAACAGGAGTCCGTCGACCGACTGCTCGCCGACCCGGAGAGCGACCGATCCGAATCGGCGGTCGGCGAGGCGACGACTGAGGATGCCGGCGACGAAGAACCGGTCGACTCGGGCGGACTCCTCTCGTCGGTTCGCTCCAAACTGTCGTGA
- a CDS encoding argininosuccinate synthase, which yields MTRVALAFSGGLDTTVCVPLLEEEYGYDDVIGVTVDVGQPASEFEEAEETADALGLEHYVVDAKEEFADLCLEGVRANATYQGYPLGTALARPVIAEAILEVAEEQDCTGIAHGCTGKGNDQLRFEAIWRDSDLEVIAPVRELGLTREWEQEYAAEKDLPVEGGSGGDWSIDTNLWSRSVEGDDLEDPNYVPPEDIYAWTQAPTGETQEIEITFEKGYPVAVDGVEYEPVELIEHLNGVAGAYGVGRTDSMEDRMLGLKVRENYEHPAATTLLNAHEALEGLVLTQEEREFKQLIDQKWSKKGYEGLIDAPLVGALEGFIAETQKRVTGTVTIRFEGGQARAVARDSKFAAYSAEHASFDTETVGKIKQEDATGVAKYHGFQRRLANEAIAANAEDVEKPELATDGSGGDASEASGSSSEQGSDVEDEE from the coding sequence ATGACCCGCGTGGCACTTGCGTTCTCGGGCGGCCTGGACACGACTGTCTGTGTCCCGTTGCTCGAGGAAGAGTACGGATACGACGACGTTATCGGCGTCACGGTTGACGTCGGCCAGCCGGCTTCCGAGTTCGAGGAAGCCGAAGAGACCGCCGACGCGCTCGGCTTAGAGCACTACGTCGTCGACGCGAAAGAAGAGTTCGCCGACCTCTGTCTCGAGGGCGTTCGCGCGAACGCGACCTATCAGGGCTACCCGCTGGGGACGGCCCTGGCTCGCCCGGTGATCGCCGAAGCGATCCTCGAGGTCGCCGAAGAACAGGACTGTACCGGTATCGCCCACGGCTGTACCGGCAAGGGCAACGACCAGCTCCGCTTCGAAGCGATCTGGCGCGACTCCGACCTCGAGGTCATCGCCCCCGTGCGCGAACTCGGGCTGACCCGCGAGTGGGAACAGGAATACGCCGCGGAGAAGGACCTGCCCGTCGAGGGCGGCAGCGGCGGCGACTGGTCGATCGACACCAACCTCTGGAGCCGCTCCGTCGAGGGCGACGACTTAGAGGACCCCAACTACGTCCCGCCGGAGGACATCTACGCCTGGACCCAGGCGCCGACCGGCGAGACCCAGGAGATCGAGATCACCTTCGAGAAGGGCTACCCCGTCGCCGTCGACGGCGTCGAGTACGAACCCGTCGAACTCATCGAGCATCTCAACGGCGTGGCCGGGGCCTACGGCGTCGGCCGCACCGACTCGATGGAAGACCGCATGCTCGGGCTGAAGGTCCGCGAGAACTACGAGCACCCGGCGGCGACGACCCTGCTCAACGCCCACGAGGCGCTCGAGGGGCTCGTCCTGACCCAGGAGGAACGCGAATTCAAGCAGCTGATCGACCAGAAGTGGTCGAAGAAGGGCTACGAGGGCCTGATCGACGCGCCGCTCGTGGGCGCGCTCGAGGGCTTCATCGCCGAGACCCAGAAACGCGTCACCGGGACCGTCACGATCCGCTTCGAAGGCGGCCAGGCCCGCGCGGTCGCACGCGACAGCAAGTTCGCGGCGTACTCCGCTGAGCACGCGTCCTTCGACACCGAGACGGTCGGCAAGATCAAACAGGAGGACGCCACCGGCGTCGCGAAGTACCACGGCTTCCAGCGCCGCCTCGCCAACGAGGCGATCGCGGCCAACGCCGAGGACGTCGAGAAGCCGGAACTCGCCACCGACGGCAGCGGCGGTGACGCGAGCGAAGCGAGCGGATCCTCGTCGGAGCAAGGCTCCGACGTAGAGGACGAGGAATAA
- a CDS encoding helix-turn-helix transcriptional regulator: protein MDLREQGRWALFWVLVGIGCMLVATVAVPIGAAADAGSQGVALQDEGSASDRLDEADEILIDVFVHENGSATFVVDYRFENQTDEEWGQLSSDVQSNQEVYADSQEDRWNDILREGENATDRDMAIENVTVATDNSSAPREMGHVVVTFEWDSFAYPQLTQIEAGSALVGLSLPSGTWLQVYAPEGYTIDEVSPEPEGDGGSVTGGSEDSDLESVRWGDAGDPFSSTPPTIVMIEESNETDPSTEADPGTDGPRPWLLVLGALALLATVGAAGWWLRGDRAGDRSASVTNGGSTTNGNAAAPEDEMPPPELLSNEERVLQLLEKRGGRIKQQEVVSELDWTEAKTSQVVSGLREDGEIDVFRIGRENVLALPDGEDEE, encoded by the coding sequence ATGGACCTGAGAGAGCAGGGGCGTTGGGCCCTGTTCTGGGTGCTCGTGGGAATCGGGTGCATGCTCGTGGCGACCGTTGCGGTTCCGATCGGTGCGGCCGCCGACGCCGGATCCCAGGGGGTAGCCCTGCAGGACGAGGGTAGCGCGAGCGACCGCCTTGACGAGGCCGACGAGATACTCATCGACGTCTTCGTCCACGAAAACGGGTCGGCGACGTTCGTCGTCGACTACCGGTTCGAGAACCAGACCGACGAGGAGTGGGGGCAACTCAGTAGCGACGTCCAGTCGAATCAGGAGGTGTACGCCGACAGCCAGGAAGACCGGTGGAACGACATCCTCCGCGAGGGGGAGAACGCGACCGACCGAGACATGGCGATCGAGAACGTCACCGTCGCGACGGACAACAGTTCCGCGCCGCGGGAGATGGGCCACGTCGTGGTGACCTTCGAGTGGGACTCGTTCGCCTACCCGCAACTGACCCAAATCGAGGCCGGCTCGGCGCTCGTCGGCCTCTCCCTGCCCAGCGGAACCTGGTTACAGGTGTACGCGCCCGAAGGGTACACCATCGACGAGGTCAGCCCCGAGCCCGAAGGGGACGGCGGGTCGGTAACCGGCGGCTCCGAAGACAGCGATCTGGAGTCGGTCCGGTGGGGCGACGCCGGCGATCCGTTCTCGTCGACGCCGCCGACCATCGTGATGATCGAGGAGAGCAACGAGACCGACCCGTCGACCGAAGCCGATCCCGGAACCGACGGGCCGAGGCCGTGGCTGCTCGTCCTCGGTGCCCTCGCCCTGCTCGCGACCGTCGGCGCGGCCGGCTGGTGGCTCAGAGGCGATCGTGCCGGCGACCGGTCGGCCAGCGTGACGAACGGTGGGTCGACGACGAACGGGAACGCCGCCGCGCCCGAGGACGAGATGCCGCCCCCTGAACTGTTAAGCAACGAGGAACGCGTCCTGCAGTTGCTCGAGAAGCGTGGCGGACGGATCAAACAGCAGGAAGTCGTCTCGGAACTGGACTGGACCGAGGCGAAGACGAGTCAGGTCGTCAGCGGACTGCGCGAGGACGGGGAGATCGACGTCTTTCGGATCGGTCGGGAAAACGTCCTGGCGTTGCCCGACGGGGAAGACGAAGAGTAG
- a CDS encoding cation:proton antiporter regulatory subunit: MTMLALEMIGAIDLLGTALQSGDAFGGSTTVEWTRTALLGILGYGLLAGVGALTVAFGYRGATVRKSPHGAAVLAGLALPSGWLVLEALRRGEVVVDSPLVHYTSGSYLLGLVAAGALAATGGYRLGDHLACGVYDVTELETDGSAADLVRSAGLAVAVALPESIDDAEGYPAVDDAVKRKLAGRQLRFPNDLTLPELRSRLEARLESDFDIGYVRAELSEDGAVEAVSVGDRTHGISPSLGPDRVAVAVAGDPPARASTGDPVEVWTDGDTRQFVATGTLRASTGPITTLLVDADDAEAFDPGQRYRLTTRPETPSAGHALVAAIRTGDETVTATTAEDGGPLESEFAGWVPGRVLAIERDDEIVSLPADKDPLEAGDTLYVFGTPDELEASPSDADDSTLEADADEPPEATPQTVD, from the coding sequence ATGACGATGCTCGCGCTCGAGATGATCGGTGCAATCGACCTCCTCGGAACGGCGCTCCAGAGCGGCGACGCGTTCGGCGGATCGACGACGGTCGAGTGGACGCGGACGGCCCTGCTGGGTATCCTCGGTTACGGGCTGCTGGCGGGCGTCGGCGCGCTCACGGTCGCGTTCGGTTATCGTGGCGCGACCGTTCGCAAATCACCGCACGGAGCGGCCGTCCTCGCCGGACTCGCACTCCCGTCTGGCTGGCTCGTCCTCGAGGCGCTCCGCCGCGGTGAGGTCGTCGTCGATTCGCCGCTGGTCCACTACACGTCCGGCAGTTATCTCCTCGGGCTGGTGGCCGCTGGCGCCCTCGCTGCGACCGGCGGCTATCGGCTCGGCGACCACCTCGCGTGTGGCGTCTACGACGTGACGGAACTCGAGACCGACGGATCGGCCGCGGATCTCGTCCGATCGGCCGGACTCGCCGTCGCGGTCGCGCTCCCCGAGTCGATCGACGACGCCGAGGGGTACCCCGCCGTCGACGACGCCGTCAAACGAAAACTGGCGGGACGACAGTTGCGCTTCCCGAACGACCTCACGCTGCCGGAACTGCGATCCCGGCTCGAGGCGCGCCTCGAGTCCGACTTCGATATCGGCTACGTCCGCGCCGAACTCTCCGAGGACGGCGCCGTTGAGGCCGTTTCCGTCGGTGACCGGACGCACGGGATCAGCCCCTCGCTGGGACCGGATCGGGTCGCCGTCGCCGTCGCCGGCGATCCGCCCGCGCGGGCGAGCACCGGCGACCCGGTCGAGGTCTGGACGGACGGCGACACCCGGCAGTTCGTCGCGACGGGGACGCTGCGGGCCAGTACGGGACCGATCACGACGCTGCTCGTCGACGCGGACGACGCCGAGGCGTTCGATCCCGGCCAACGGTATCGCCTCACGACGCGGCCGGAGACGCCGAGCGCCGGCCACGCGCTGGTCGCCGCGATCCGAACCGGTGACGAGACGGTGACGGCGACCACGGCCGAGGACGGCGGCCCGCTCGAGAGCGAGTTCGCCGGCTGGGTGCCGGGCCGCGTGCTGGCGATCGAACGCGACGACGAGATCGTCTCGCTGCCGGCCGACAAGGACCCGCTCGAGGCCGGCGACACGCTCTACGTTTTCGGGACGCCCGACGAACTCGAGGCGTCGCCCTCGGACGCGGACGACTCGACGTTGGAGGCGGACGCGGACGAACCGCCGGAAGCGACGCCGCAGACGGTGGACTGA
- a CDS encoding cation diffusion facilitator family transporter: MASSTSVVLAALFANGAIAILKFGGYLLTGSPAMLSETYHSISDTGNQIFLLVGIKYGAQEATRSHPFGHGKAQFFYSLLVSIMLFGIAGWESAHHGYDALTHGGVHRASEDVTLLGQPLDPVYVNYAVLLGAIAFESYALWKAYQGISRQMDEHGWTSLREAFRKTSDVTTLTALTEDTIALAGAGIALFGIYLTRTTGNPMYDAGSALLIGIMLMGFAVALAWQNKRLILGESLPKEDEDELRRIVADWDGVTELIDLRTVYFGAEELLLTADVAFDPALDAETIDERITALERALQDHDDQIQKVYIEPET, from the coding sequence ATGGCCAGTAGCACCTCCGTCGTCCTCGCCGCACTGTTCGCGAACGGCGCGATCGCGATTCTGAAGTTCGGCGGGTATCTGCTGACGGGCAGTCCCGCGATGCTGTCGGAGACGTACCACTCGATCTCGGACACGGGAAACCAGATCTTCCTGCTGGTCGGGATCAAGTACGGCGCACAGGAGGCCACCCGGAGCCACCCGTTCGGTCACGGGAAGGCGCAGTTCTTCTACAGCCTCCTCGTCAGCATTATGCTCTTCGGCATCGCCGGCTGGGAGAGCGCACACCACGGCTACGACGCGCTGACCCACGGCGGCGTCCACCGCGCCAGCGAGGACGTCACGCTGCTCGGACAGCCCCTCGATCCGGTCTACGTCAACTACGCGGTGCTGCTCGGGGCGATCGCCTTCGAGTCCTACGCGCTCTGGAAGGCCTATCAGGGGATCAGCCGCCAGATGGACGAACACGGCTGGACGAGCCTCCGCGAGGCGTTCAGAAAGACCAGCGACGTGACGACCCTGACCGCACTCACCGAGGACACCATCGCACTGGCCGGCGCGGGGATCGCCCTCTTCGGGATCTATCTCACCAGGACCACCGGAAATCCGATGTACGACGCCGGCTCCGCCCTGCTCATCGGGATCATGCTCATGGGATTCGCGGTCGCGCTCGCGTGGCAGAACAAGCGGCTCATCCTCGGAGAGAGCCTCCCCAAGGAGGACGAGGACGAACTCAGACGGATCGTCGCCGACTGGGACGGCGTCACCGAACTCATCGATCTCCGGACCGTCTACTTCGGGGCCGAGGAACTGCTCCTCACGGCCGACGTCGCGTTCGATCCCGCTCTCGACGCCGAAACGATCGACGAGCGCATCACGGCGCTTGAGCGGGCCCTGCAGGATCACGACGACCAGATACAGAAGGTCTACATCGAGCCGGAGACGTAG
- a CDS encoding 2'-5' RNA ligase family protein encodes MYSVNVPVPGRVRRLADELYPELVGFDRVREDHSCLLKRLGEADHVAQLQHRAHRALEGEPAVEARITGIDYFEEPPLGTAPVVYLAVESPGLESIHADLTDSFETVEGLEGGDYVPHVTLARGGDLEAAKRVADREIEPIQWTVSELEFWDGTYKLPVSRVSLPA; translated from the coding sequence GTGTACAGCGTCAACGTTCCGGTCCCCGGACGCGTCCGTCGGCTCGCCGACGAGCTCTACCCCGAACTCGTCGGTTTCGACCGCGTCCGCGAGGACCACTCGTGTCTGCTCAAACGCCTCGGCGAGGCCGACCACGTCGCCCAGCTGCAACACCGCGCCCACCGCGCGCTCGAGGGCGAACCCGCCGTCGAGGCTCGAATTACGGGTATCGACTACTTCGAGGAGCCGCCGCTCGGGACCGCCCCCGTCGTCTACCTCGCCGTCGAGAGCCCCGGCCTCGAGTCGATCCACGCCGATCTGACCGACTCCTTCGAGACCGTTGAGGGACTCGAGGGCGGCGACTACGTCCCTCACGTCACGCTGGCCCGCGGCGGCGACCTCGAGGCCGCAAAACGCGTGGCCGACCGCGAGATCGAGCCGATCCAGTGGACGGTCAGCGAACTCGAGTTCTGGGACGGGACGTACAAGTTACCGGTGAGTCGGGTCTCGTTGCCCGCCTGA
- a CDS encoding ATP-binding protein, translated as MSFVIGRGDELAEGPAGRLGRYRALDGSEGADLFLDLDGPHAMLVVGKRGYGKSFTMGVIAEELARSRGVAPVIVDPMGVFDTLAEDAEGNPVPTDVVSSPAVEATSLDPKSWCALLDLSPESGAGSLVWQAATESATIAAMRDHVEATDAPDADKRAAINHLNLAASWDVFDPDGLSAADLGGPEVTIVDVSGLEARAMNAICRGVGEALYRARVRGTIDRLPWLLLDEAHTFFEGVAEPALRTILTRGRAPGVSLVTATQRPGAVPPVGISQSDVLVSHRLTSEADLEALESAQPTYMNGSLDDRMPTEPGEVVVIDDATETVHAAQVRWRDTPHGGDSPRASDYIDSDTAPTVGTD; from the coding sequence ATGAGCTTCGTAATTGGGCGCGGCGACGAGCTAGCGGAGGGACCCGCAGGACGACTCGGTCGATACCGGGCGCTCGATGGGAGCGAAGGGGCCGACCTCTTTCTCGACCTCGACGGCCCGCACGCAATGCTCGTCGTCGGCAAGCGCGGGTACGGAAAGTCGTTCACGATGGGCGTCATCGCGGAGGAACTCGCGCGATCGCGGGGCGTCGCGCCCGTGATCGTCGATCCGATGGGCGTCTTCGACACGCTCGCCGAGGACGCCGAGGGCAATCCGGTACCGACCGATGTGGTCTCCTCTCCGGCCGTCGAAGCGACCTCGCTCGACCCGAAATCCTGGTGTGCGCTGCTGGATCTCTCGCCGGAAAGCGGTGCCGGGAGCCTCGTCTGGCAGGCGGCGACCGAATCGGCGACCATCGCCGCCATGCGCGACCACGTCGAGGCGACCGACGCGCCCGACGCGGACAAGCGGGCCGCGATCAACCACCTGAACCTCGCGGCGTCGTGGGACGTCTTCGATCCCGACGGCCTCTCGGCGGCCGACCTCGGCGGGCCGGAGGTGACGATCGTCGACGTCTCCGGGCTCGAGGCTCGAGCCATGAACGCCATCTGTCGCGGCGTCGGCGAGGCGCTCTACCGGGCTCGAGTCCGCGGGACGATCGATCGGCTCCCCTGGCTGTTGCTCGACGAGGCCCACACGTTCTTCGAAGGCGTGGCCGAGCCGGCCCTCCGGACGATTCTTACGCGCGGCCGCGCGCCGGGAGTCAGCCTCGTGACCGCGACCCAGCGGCCCGGCGCCGTCCCGCCGGTCGGCATCTCCCAGTCGGACGTCCTCGTCTCCCACCGGCTCACCTCCGAGGCCGATCTCGAGGCGCTCGAGAGCGCCCAGCCGACGTACATGAACGGGTCGCTCGACGACCGAATGCCGACGGAGCCCGGCGAAGTGGTGGTCATCGACGACGCCACGGAGACCGTCCACGCCGCGCAGGTTCGGTGGCGAGACACGCCCCACGGCGGCGACAGCCCGCGGGCGAGCGACTACATTGACTCTGACACCGCTCCGACGGTCGGCACCGACTGA
- a CDS encoding ATP-dependent DNA helicase, with protein sequence MSETAGYMRFFPYDQPYENQREAMDRIHNSLTRGQDVLFEGACGTGKTLSSLVPALEVAREQDKTVVITTNVHQQMRQFVAEARAITREEDIRAIVFKGKSSMCHIDVGYEECQALRDNTRAVVDAERDKRQLERRQRELLEESQGGDGGAADARSAVMDELESIEERLEDLEEQNVCDYYRNNLTQDTDDFFAWLFEDVRTPEEIYEYAEREGFCGYELLKEGIEGVDLVVCNYHHLLDSMIREQFFRWLGRDPEDVIAVFDEAHNVEDAAREHATRTCSERTFDSALDELADADDPRSEDAANVLSAFHRALVETYEDSFGFGERERIDENWEDISIANEDRKDDLTLEFLQRYSGRGIEDDLEAAMKLGQELDEQYEEAYREGETATRTECQTLQAAAFVSAWMNEGSKEGLYPVVSVTRDAGTDEIYGRAELYTCLPRQVTGRLFEEVYGTILMSATLQPFDVTEDVLGLEDPVTMAYGLQFPAEHRRTYAVETPPLFSSDRDDPAVQEEVAETIHDAVRMTPGNTLAFFPNYGEAERYAKRLEGRTEKTVYLDEPGTSVEELRQQFVADDGAVLCTSLWGTLAEGVSFDGDDAHTVLVVGVPYPHLDDRAEAVQEAYDAAFDGTETGWRYAVEIPTVRKTRQALGRVIRSPEDVGVRALLDRRYSRSAKSDLGRYSVNGTFPHEEREELIDIDPEKLKFSMLNFYGDHDAYDGETPAP encoded by the coding sequence GTGTCCGAGACAGCCGGGTACATGCGCTTTTTCCCGTACGACCAGCCGTACGAGAACCAGCGCGAGGCGATGGACCGCATCCACAACTCGCTGACCCGCGGCCAGGATGTCCTCTTCGAGGGCGCCTGCGGGACCGGCAAGACCCTCTCGTCGCTGGTCCCCGCCCTCGAGGTGGCCCGCGAGCAGGACAAGACGGTCGTCATCACGACCAACGTCCACCAGCAGATGCGCCAGTTCGTCGCCGAAGCCCGCGCGATCACCCGCGAGGAGGACATTCGGGCGATCGTGTTCAAGGGGAAATCCTCCATGTGTCACATCGACGTCGGCTACGAGGAGTGCCAGGCCCTGCGGGACAACACCCGCGCCGTCGTCGACGCCGAGCGGGACAAACGGCAACTCGAGCGCCGCCAGCGCGAACTACTGGAGGAGAGTCAGGGCGGCGACGGCGGCGCGGCCGACGCCCGCTCGGCGGTGATGGACGAACTCGAGTCCATCGAGGAGCGACTCGAGGACTTAGAAGAACAGAACGTCTGCGACTACTACCGCAATAATCTCACCCAGGATACGGACGACTTCTTCGCGTGGCTCTTCGAGGACGTCCGGACGCCGGAGGAGATCTACGAGTACGCCGAACGGGAGGGCTTTTGCGGCTACGAACTGCTGAAGGAGGGGATCGAGGGCGTCGACCTGGTCGTCTGTAACTACCACCACCTGCTGGACTCGATGATCCGCGAGCAGTTCTTCCGATGGCTCGGCCGCGATCCGGAGGACGTCATCGCCGTCTTCGACGAGGCCCACAACGTCGAGGACGCCGCCCGCGAACACGCCACCCGAACCTGCTCCGAGCGGACCTTCGACTCCGCGCTCGACGAGTTGGCCGACGCCGACGACCCGCGATCCGAGGACGCCGCCAACGTCCTCTCGGCCTTTCACCGTGCGCTCGTCGAGACCTACGAGGACTCGTTCGGTTTCGGCGAGCGCGAGCGGATCGACGAGAACTGGGAGGATATCTCGATCGCCAACGAAGACCGGAAGGACGATCTCACGCTCGAGTTCCTGCAACGGTACTCCGGTCGGGGGATCGAGGACGATCTCGAGGCCGCGATGAAACTGGGCCAGGAGCTAGACGAGCAGTACGAGGAGGCCTACCGCGAGGGCGAGACCGCCACGCGGACAGAGTGTCAGACCTTACAGGCCGCGGCGTTCGTCAGCGCCTGGATGAACGAGGGGAGCAAGGAGGGACTCTACCCGGTCGTCTCCGTCACTCGAGACGCGGGCACCGACGAAATCTACGGCCGCGCGGAGCTGTACACCTGTCTCCCCCGCCAGGTCACGGGCCGGCTGTTCGAGGAGGTGTACGGAACGATCCTGATGAGCGCGACGCTGCAGCCGTTCGACGTCACCGAGGACGTGCTCGGCCTCGAGGACCCCGTCACGATGGCCTACGGGCTCCAGTTCCCGGCTGAACACCGACGGACCTACGCCGTCGAGACGCCGCCGCTGTTTTCCTCGGACCGGGACGACCCCGCGGTCCAGGAGGAAGTCGCGGAGACGATCCACGACGCCGTCCGCATGACCCCGGGGAACACCCTCGCCTTCTTCCCCAACTACGGGGAGGCCGAGCGATACGCAAAGCGACTCGAGGGGCGGACCGAAAAGACGGTCTATCTGGACGAGCCCGGGACGTCCGTCGAAGAGTTACGCCAGCAGTTCGTCGCGGACGACGGCGCCGTGCTCTGTACCTCATTGTGGGGAACGCTGGCGGAGGGCGTCAGTTTCGACGGCGACGACGCACACACCGTGCTGGTCGTCGGCGTTCCGTACCCCCACCTCGACGACCGCGCCGAGGCGGTTCAGGAGGCCTACGACGCGGCGTTCGACGGGACCGAGACGGGCTGGCGCTACGCCGTCGAGATCCCCACCGTTCGGAAGACCAGACAGGCGCTGGGCCGCGTGATCCGCTCGCCCGAGGACGTGGGCGTTCGCGCGCTGCTGGACCGTCGCTACTCGAGGTCCGCGAAATCGGACCTCGGTCGGTACAGCGTCAACGGCACCTTCCCCCACGAGGAGCGCGAGGAACTGATCGACATCGACCCCGAGAAGCTGAAGTTCTCGATGCTGAACTTCTACGGCGATCACGACGCCTACGACGGCGAGACGCCGGCGCCGTAG
- a CDS encoding DUF7554 family protein translates to MHDSRGELEVETLLKIVLALFAIFLAFQILEMVIGGIASLLGPFFVLVQLGVALVIVLWLLERI, encoded by the coding sequence ATGCACGACTCGCGCGGCGAACTCGAGGTCGAGACCCTCCTGAAAATCGTCCTCGCACTATTCGCCATCTTCCTGGCGTTTCAGATCCTAGAGATGGTCATCGGCGGTATCGCGAGCCTGCTCGGCCCGTTCTTCGTCCTCGTTCAGCTGGGGGTCGCCCTCGTGATCGTCCTCTGGCTCCTCGAGCGGATCTGA